A genomic region of Vitis vinifera cultivar Pinot Noir 40024 chromosome 7, ASM3070453v1 contains the following coding sequences:
- the LOC100266975 gene encoding LOB domain-containing protein 29: MTGSGSPCGACKFLRRKCVRGCVFAPYFCHEQGAAHFAAIHKVFGASNVSKLLGHLPVSDRCEAAVTIAYEAQARLQDPIYGCVSHIFALQQQVVNLQAQLASLKEQASQSLFNGSSAGNLNEKFFGKLPSYQQDFQSWFQLENLNTVPQFDPNLASNSETMPYSQSGFVDPSPMENYKNSMFPEENVSFASFEEASHSMASLDMQGNRRKWAYQDDADELQSVAFGYIRHS; the protein is encoded by the exons ATGACTGGTTCTGGTTCTCCTTGTGGAGCCTGCAAGTTTTTGAGGAGAAAATGTGTGAGGGGTTGTGTTTTTGCTCCTTATTTCTGCCATGAACAAGGCGCTGCCCACTTTGCTGCCATTCATAAGGTTTTTGGTGCAAGCAATGTGTCCAAACTCCTCGGTCACCTACCGGTGAGTGACAGGTGTGAAGCTGCGGTTACCATTGCTTATGAAGCTCAAGCCAGACTTCAAGATCCCATCTATGGATGTGTCTCACACATTTTTGCCCTCCAGCAGCAG GTTGTTAATCTACAAGCACAGCTAGCTTCTCTGAAGGAGCAAGCATCTCAAAGCCTTTTCAATGGGTCCAGTGCTGGAAACCTCAATGAGAAATTCTTTGGGAAACTCCCTTCTTACCAGCAAGACTTTCAGAGTTGGTTTCAGTTGGagaatttgaacacagtgccaCAGTTTGATCCAAACCTCGCCAGTAATTCGGAAACCATGCCGTATTCCCAAAGTGGGTTCGTGGACCCTAGCCCTATggagaattataaaaattcaatgtTCCCGGAGGAAAATGTCTCCTTCGCCAGTTTCGAAGAGGCTTCTCATTCCATGGCTTCTCTGGACATGCAAGGAAACAGAAGGAAATGGGCTTACCAAGATGATGCTGACGAACTCCAGTCAGTGGCCTTTGGCTATATCCGGCATTCATGA